The Rhodamnia argentea isolate NSW1041297 chromosome 10, ASM2092103v1, whole genome shotgun sequence sequence TAGTAAAGGAGAACAACCTGTGATGGAAGCAAACCAAAAGAAAGGGTAACAAGTTGGAAAGGATACGAGAAACCTCCCGCCGGCTGCACTTCGGAGGCAAGCCCTCCACAAAAAGTATATTCGAAGCATCTGGTGGAAGGGGAACCTCATCCTTCCAAGCTTCAAAGGGCACAGTCCTTTCTGCCATAGTTGTCATTTGGCCCAATGCTGTGAGTCCCACCATAGGTAAATCATCAAAGGAGTGAGCAGATGTCCCTGCACCTGCCAGTCCGGTTGGCTGTGCCCCACTAAATGGTGACATTTGCTGGAAGACCATTTCCATGTATTAGATATGAACAGAGGCTTGGATTGAACAAAATATTTAGGTTTATTACATACAGTAGCATGCAGATAAAGATCATAGGAAGCTCCAAGGGACTCGGTATCCCGGATTCCAGGGAAGGCTCCTCTATTATCATCTATGGGAAGATAACCTTGGATATCATGGCCAGCACCGGTAGGAACAtctgaaaatttgaaaggaaaatttcaGGACAAGCAACAATCCACATTGCTGGAATAGACGAGAAACAGACTGATAGAAGAGGCATTTGGATAGTGTAGACCAGGTGTTAAGTAAACTAGAAGCCCTCATCATTATATtctggacaaaagtaaaagcatCATGCACACTCTTAATTGGGCTGAAAGTTTACAAGTTCAATAATATCACATTTTGAAAACAGCCCTGACTAGAATATCAAAATCACATTTAAATTGAAGATATAGTGGCCTTTGATGGAAATTCATGATATACATAGATACTTACTTATCTGATCTTCATACAAGAATGGCAAGATAAGTACATTAAACGCCAAAGACCAAGCCTTAATCTGCTGCTATTGCGAGAGTGACTCATAGATGCATCACTATCAATTCAA is a genomic window containing:
- the LOC115742285 gene encoding RNA-binding protein 2-like; translated protein: MADPYWGNFSDARLPPYQPPPAAPGKRPRTDFDVPTGAGHDIQGYLPIDDNRGAFPGIRDTESLGASYDLYLHATQMSPFSGAQPTGLAGAGTSAHSFDDLPMVGLTALGQMTTMAERTVPFEAWKDEVPLPPDASNILFVEGLPPKCSRREVSHIFRPFVGYKEVRLVNKESRQTGKNPVTLCFVDFASPAHAATAKDALQGYVFDEHDRDSNRLRLQFARYPGAKSGGGYRGKR